The proteins below come from a single Malus domestica chromosome 03, GDT2T_hap1 genomic window:
- the LOC103424735 gene encoding uncharacterized protein — protein METLLRVESFSFPRTLPIPNRSLPNRIPPVSALRTTPPPVSEVAEEDVLQTFFKERQLNGDLVSKVSDVFWKREFANSIDTDDGAEFGDTPQLEEQVTENDAGGFLKLSTTNEWVLGDISAPVNRKARAKALQNDSDRRRKLNLLQYEALQRELMLLSIGIGTACTGYCLIALSSQAAVSYATGVLFSCLYLKLLYQQADNISRDAVPQIFRQRKTKKIGIRTEDLEDFLEKTIKGCGIALSSPRLVIPAAIYGLWILSHQKFAGDLFDFQLVPAMLGLFVYKAAALYQVYRDNEDLQFIFPDNEEGSK, from the exons ATGGAGACCCTTCTCAGGGTTGAGTCCTTCTCCTTCCCAAGAACCCTTCCAATCCCTAATCGTTCACTTCCCAATCGAATCCCACCTGTCTCTGCCCTCAGAACAACCCCACCTCCTG TGAGTGAAGTTGCAGAGGAGGACGTTCTGCAGACATTTTTCAAGGAAAGGCAATTGAATGGAGACTTGGTGTCAAAAGTTTCTGATGTATTTTGGAAGCGGGAGTTTGCCAATTCTATTGATACTGATGATGGTGCCGAATTTGGTGATACTCCTCAGCTAGAAGAGCAG GTCACTGAAAATGATGCTGGTGGATTTTTGAAATTGTCAACAACCAACGAGTGGGTTCTAGGTGACATATCTGCACCAGTAAATAGAAAAGCCAGAGCTAAG GCCTTGCAGAATGACAGTGACAGAAGGAGGAAACTCAACCTTCTTCAGTATGAAGCT TTACAGAGGGAATTAATGCTGTTATCCATTGGTATTGGAACTGCATGTACTGGGTATTGCTTAATAGCATTGTCATCCCAG GCCGCTGTCAGTTATGCCACGGGAGTTCTTTTCAG TTGCTTGTACCTTAAACTCTTGTACCAGCAAGCAGACAATATATCCAGAGACGCAGTCCCTCAAATTTTCAGGCAGAGGAAGACTAAGAA AATTGGAATAAGAACCGAGGATTTGGAGGATTTTCTAGAGAAAACGATAAAGGGGTGTGGTATTGCGCTTTCATCTCCAAGGCTTGTAATACCAGCAGCAATATATGGATTGTGGATTCTGTCTCATCAAAAGTTTGCAGGTGATTTGTTTGATTTCCAG CTTGTACCAGCTATGCTTGGGTTGTTTGTGTATAAAGCCGCTGCACTATATCAAGTTTATAGAGATAACGAAGACTTGCAATTTATCTTTCCGGATAATGAAGAAGGCTCAAAGTGA
- the LOC103418911 gene encoding uncharacterized protein — MAMAQAKPAGGGGGCQVLESMYSMIALVFILVACVELCDAATVVDVYRLIQYDISGAPFGSRLANLNHHAGSLHFAPGSDLSRTVLIIPLRELNISFVTDYITQKQPLGGLLFLLPQIFSIENRERATSNHQTDGEVPMKNYLAELEKLLIHSKIPYPVYFAFEDDDTEAVLADVKRNDVSGQPATATTGGYKLVVSVPEPKKRVSPTITNIQGWLSGLKTDGDANQLPTIAIVASYDTFGAAPALSVGSDSNGSGVVALLEIARLFSVLYSNPKTRGRYNLLFGLTSGGPYNYNGTHKWLRSFDQRQRESIDYAICLNSIGSWDNDLWIHVSKPPENAYIKQIFEGFSSVAEELSLNVGLKHKKINISNPRVAWEHEQFSRLRVTAATLSGLPVAPELLESTGSLVDGRPFVNETAIIRSVKLVAESLARHIYGHEGKNVQIFADNSSLAVNPSYIKSWLDLLSQTPRVAPFLSKNDPFILALKKELEDNTDEVNVQHEVLDGMFTFYDSTRAKLNVYQVASVTFDLLLLLVLGSYLIVLFSFLVITTRGLDDLISLFRRPPSRKVKTA, encoded by the exons ATGGCTATGGCTCAAGCGAAGCCTGCCGGCGGCGGCGGCGGGTGCCAAGTGCTGGAGTCCATGTACTCTATGATTGCGCTCGTCTTCATCCTCGTCGCCTGCGTTGAGCTATGCGACGCTGCCACCGTCGTCGACGTGTATCGGCTGATCCAGTACGACATCTCCGGTGCTCCTTTCGGATCTCGGCTCGCCAACCTCAACCACCATGCTGGCTCTTTGCACTTTGCTCCTGGCTCTGATCTCTCCCGCACTGTCCTCATCATCCCCTTGCGCGAACTCAACATCTCCTTCGTCACTG ATTACATTACCCAGAAGCAGCCTCTGGGAGGTTTGCTGTTTTTGCTGCCCCAGATATTTAGTATTGAAAATAGAGAAAGGGCAACGAGTAATCATCAAACTGATGGAGAGGTGCCAATGAAGAATTATCTGGCCGAACTTGAAAAATTACTTATTCATTCCAAGATACCT TATCCTGTatattttgcttttgaagatgatgatactgAGGCTGTGTTGGCTGATGTCAAGCGGAATGATGTCTCTGGTCAGCCTGCTACTGCGACTACTGGCGG ATACAAGCTTGTTGTTTCTGTGCCAGAACCTAAAAAGCGCGTATCACCCACCATCACAAACATTCAG GGATGGTTGTCAGGACTGAAAACAGATGGAGATGCAAATCAGCTTCCAACTATTGCTATAGTAGCATCATATGATACTTTTGGGGCAGCCCCT GCTTTATCAGTGGGAAGTGATAGCAATGGAAGCGGTGTTGTGGCACTTCTTGAGATTGCTAGGTTGTTTTCTGTTCTTTACTCCAATCCTAAGACAAGAGGAAGGTATAATTTACTTTTCGGGTTAACATCAGGAGGACCTTATAACTACAATGGAACTCATAAG TGGCTTCGGAGCTTTGATCAACGCCAGCGTGAGAGTATTGACTATGCTATTTGCTTGAATAGTATTGGCTCATGGGACAATGACTTGTGGATTCATGTGTCTAAGCCTCCAGAAAATGCCTACATAAAGCAAATTTTTGAA GGTTTCTCTAGTGTAGCAGAAGAACTGAGCCTTAACGTTGGTCTGAAGCACAAGAAGATAAATATTTCAAATCCGCGA GTAGCTTGGGAGCATGAACAGTTTTCACGGCTACGAGTTACTGCTGCCACTCTTTCTGGACTCCCTGTTGCTCCTGAACTATTGGAAAGCACTGGCAGTCTTGTTGATGGAAG ACCTTTCGTGAATGAAACTGCAATCATCAGAAGTGTCAAGCTAGTTGCTGAGAGCCTTGCG AGGCATATCTATGGTCACGAAGGAAAGAACGTTCAAATCTTTGCAGACAACAGTAGTTTAGCAGTTAATCCTTCTTACATAAAATCGTGGTTGGATCTACTGTCACAAACACCTCGAGTGGCGCCATTTTTATCAAAGAATGACCCGTTTATCTTGGCGTTGAAGAAG GAATTGGAAGACAATACAGATGAGGTGAACGTGCAGCATGAGGTGCTTGACGGGATGTTTACTTTCTATGATTCAACTAGGGCTAAACTTAACGTATATCAG